A genome region from Euryarchaeota archaeon includes the following:
- a CDS encoding PIN domain-containing protein, with amino-acid sequence MTRVADTSFLITLFDERDPRHALACEIAEEPEPIVVPLEVLGETLGVVHLRRGFDVARAIWADLGKIPHMEFLETGEGAATAEIFAGANGALSWVDSAVVARCKMLGASPLCYDDDILAAVAGRSRKKRSSGRST; translated from the coding sequence ATGACCCGAGTCGCCGACACCAGTTTCCTCATCACGCTTTTCGACGAGCGGGACCCGCGGCACGCGCTTGCATGCGAAATCGCCGAAGAGCCGGAACCGATAGTTGTTCCCTTGGAGGTTCTTGGTGAGACCCTCGGCGTCGTCCACTTGCGACGCGGCTTCGACGTGGCCAGGGCGATATGGGCGGATCTCGGAAAGATTCCCCATATGGAATTCTTGGAGACCGGTGAAGGCGCCGCCACGGCTGAGATCTTCGCGGGCGCAAACGGGGCCCTGAGTTGGGTCGATTCCGCCGTCGTTGCTCGTTGCAAGATGTTGGGCGCGTCGCCCCTCTGTTACGACGATGACATCCTGGCGGCCGTGGCGGGCCGATCAAGGAAGAAGCGGTCGTCAGGACGGTCCACGTAA
- a CDS encoding PGF-pre-PGF domain-containing protein has protein sequence MRRIETAGDTGRGPLSGSRGALALALLVVFSAHPLPAGALHQCPDAPTDAKRAAYSEECDVYSDAVAFPDELMRGMSGTGEAVLRGVDEGDPVPWDNLTFALETTAGFANDAVIHQVAATNFLIDDSPPEGSAAVALASTNGRTVLIEYSAVDCVGASAVGCSQGFARIASVTIAAVLPDGSTLERVDMSIDGDFSWSLDDAAAEGRYGFFTIMRDHAGNVEASPASGIDAQGTIVDDVIVLDRTPPSSSASLLSGFVSSMATIFPSATDPHAADGSRSGIGAIRVYRFAAGSTAFLGESVVSDCVLTGPATSDIPISATLQMEGSNGVATVAVDCAGNVEVIPSEADAFVVVDRSPPTSSVTALPSKSPIADLVVHWSGADALSPVQDFTVVVFADNEAAPREWLTRTSQLSGAFQGLDGVTYSFHSIARDQAGNVESAPQAPDTTVSFDLEAPVASISSPADGGFVAVDRVRVRFLAADAFLEAASCFFDERESLDCLGLTELTFDQVAEGTHSFTIAAHDSQGRVSTASALFTVDLKDPLVIILSPVEGSTLASGDSIALRFRATDTNIASVRCGLDGGFPVACDGPGTKVFTGLSDGFHILTVVATDKALRETSRSVSFIRDTVAPSVSITAPAPGTVTDADTVALGFAIEEANPVAISCRLDQAAPFPCQSPSGHLFDGITDGSHTVAVTVMDAAGRTVSATTTFVIDTAPPVSRIFALPAYTASSEVTLHWAGADAGTGVREYNVLWRKEGDPGWRTLLASTPLLSTIFEATEGGKYEFVSHAVDLLGHVETKRSADASTTVDFVSPTAAVIAAVQDSDKLLITVLFDDAAPGGSLLLFERHSASPSDASGAWMQAGRFEVPVGESMLVFQPTIPAFYRLRATAIDLAGNVEPGESSGDVTVLFDLETPRVTCGPRLPSGTLPALEGEATDDVGVASVEALLDGEALTPLSSGATRYLPSSPLSPGVHTFEFTARDVAGKKSVAVCAFTVSTEQVPGTVQAMAPVEADLTTSTATQIAVDDALIPVHGLYILAAEDSRAIVTLSAGNVKPVDIERPGGVVMTYFEAKATRADGGGRVALSSARFTLDVPIAWAASNGLDAHAIVILRHEATGWTPLPTRIKSIGVASMTLEADSPGFSLFAIVGDAEAPRAHVLSPTSDATSSQRTVLYTAVVSDDVGLVIGSVRLSIDGVAVEGLHISGDEKVMHTFFGLLVGAHEIRLEVSDNSGRQTEVSTLFTVAASADDAPPRLVTLHPADGARLASQNVEMKAAFEDESPLNGDAATMTIDGETVEAPVIVRGNEVLWAGLIAEGVHALMLTVADSQGNAQVVTWSIEVDREAHVAGTSFPLSGLRSGSILTQPKTVEIRPHGEGGATVTFTLDGESVHIAEGPPYSYTIDPAYFGPGAHRVDVAVVYSDGALETGSASFTVEKTRTPGAELLASLFASLVACAAMRRSRKR, from the coding sequence TTGAGGCGCATAGAGACGGCAGGAGACACTGGACGCGGACCCCTTTCGGGTTCTCGCGGCGCGCTGGCCCTCGCTCTCCTCGTCGTGTTTTCCGCTCACCCGTTGCCCGCGGGCGCCTTGCACCAGTGCCCAGATGCCCCGACCGACGCGAAGAGAGCCGCGTACTCGGAGGAGTGCGACGTCTACTCCGATGCCGTTGCATTCCCCGACGAGCTCATGCGCGGGATGTCCGGGACGGGCGAGGCCGTACTTCGAGGCGTGGACGAGGGGGACCCTGTCCCATGGGACAACCTCACGTTCGCGCTGGAAACGACAGCAGGCTTCGCCAATGACGCCGTCATCCACCAGGTCGCGGCCACGAACTTCCTGATCGACGACTCGCCGCCGGAGGGCTCCGCGGCAGTCGCACTAGCCAGCACCAACGGGCGGACGGTGCTCATCGAGTATTCCGCCGTGGATTGCGTCGGGGCATCGGCGGTCGGGTGCTCACAAGGTTTTGCGAGGATCGCAAGCGTCACGATAGCGGCAGTGCTACCCGATGGATCGACCCTGGAACGGGTCGACATGTCGATTGACGGCGACTTCTCATGGTCCCTCGACGACGCGGCCGCCGAGGGCAGGTACGGATTCTTCACGATCATGAGAGATCACGCCGGCAACGTCGAGGCGTCGCCGGCGAGCGGAATCGATGCCCAGGGCACGATAGTCGACGACGTCATCGTCCTCGACCGGACACCACCTTCGTCCTCTGCGTCCCTTCTTTCCGGTTTCGTGAGTTCTATGGCGACGATCTTTCCGTCCGCAACCGATCCCCATGCCGCGGATGGCTCGCGCTCTGGCATCGGTGCCATTCGGGTCTACCGGTTCGCCGCCGGATCGACTGCGTTCCTTGGCGAATCAGTGGTGTCTGACTGCGTCCTAACAGGACCCGCGACGAGCGACATCCCCATTTCCGCGACCCTCCAGATGGAGGGGTCGAACGGTGTGGCCACGGTCGCCGTCGACTGTGCCGGAAACGTCGAGGTGATCCCAAGCGAGGCCGACGCGTTCGTTGTGGTCGACCGGTCCCCGCCGACGAGTTCGGTGACGGCGCTGCCCTCGAAGAGCCCCATTGCCGACCTCGTGGTCCATTGGTCAGGCGCCGACGCGCTCTCGCCGGTGCAGGATTTTACAGTTGTGGTCTTTGCAGACAACGAGGCCGCGCCGAGGGAATGGTTGACGCGCACCTCGCAACTAAGCGGCGCCTTCCAGGGGCTCGACGGCGTCACCTATTCCTTCCATTCGATCGCCCGGGACCAGGCAGGTAACGTCGAAAGCGCGCCGCAGGCCCCGGATACTACCGTCTCGTTCGACCTCGAAGCACCGGTCGCATCAATCTCTTCGCCCGCCGACGGCGGCTTCGTAGCAGTCGATCGCGTCAGGGTCCGGTTTCTCGCTGCGGACGCCTTCCTGGAGGCCGCGTCTTGTTTCTTCGACGAACGAGAAAGCCTTGACTGTCTTGGCCTCACGGAGCTCACCTTCGACCAAGTCGCCGAAGGCACCCATTCGTTCACGATAGCGGCGCACGATTCGCAGGGGCGCGTCTCGACGGCCTCGGCGCTTTTCACCGTCGACCTCAAGGACCCCTTGGTGATCATCCTCTCCCCCGTGGAAGGCTCGACGCTCGCAAGCGGCGACTCGATCGCGCTGCGTTTCAGGGCTACGGACACCAACATCGCCTCGGTGCGATGCGGCCTCGACGGTGGGTTCCCGGTCGCTTGCGATGGACCGGGTACGAAGGTGTTCACGGGGCTTTCCGACGGGTTCCACATTCTCACCGTTGTCGCCACGGACAAGGCGCTACGTGAGACGTCGCGGTCCGTCTCCTTCATCCGCGACACGGTCGCACCCTCCGTTTCAATCACGGCCCCGGCACCGGGGACGGTGACGGATGCCGACACGGTTGCCTTGGGCTTTGCCATTGAGGAGGCGAACCCGGTCGCTATTTCATGCCGGCTCGATCAAGCGGCCCCTTTTCCCTGTCAATCTCCTTCGGGTCACTTGTTCGATGGGATTACGGATGGATCGCACACGGTGGCCGTCACGGTCATGGATGCGGCAGGACGCACCGTTTCGGCGACGACGACCTTCGTCATCGACACCGCGCCGCCGGTGTCGAGGATTTTCGCGCTACCGGCGTACACCGCGTCGAGCGAAGTGACGTTGCATTGGGCAGGCGCCGACGCCGGGACCGGTGTACGCGAATACAACGTGCTTTGGCGAAAGGAGGGCGATCCCGGATGGCGCACGCTTCTCGCTTCCACACCCCTGCTCTCGACAATCTTTGAAGCGACCGAAGGGGGGAAATACGAATTCGTTTCGCACGCGGTGGACCTTTTGGGCCACGTCGAGACCAAACGATCCGCGGACGCTTCGACAACGGTGGATTTCGTTTCCCCGACGGCCGCCGTAATCGCCGCCGTACAAGACTCGGACAAGCTGTTGATCACCGTCCTGTTCGACGATGCCGCGCCGGGCGGCTCGTTGCTCCTTTTCGAACGGCATTCGGCCTCGCCGTCCGACGCGTCCGGAGCATGGATGCAGGCGGGGCGCTTCGAGGTACCGGTCGGCGAATCCATGTTGGTCTTCCAGCCGACGATCCCCGCATTCTACCGGCTTCGAGCCACCGCCATCGACCTCGCCGGAAACGTGGAACCAGGGGAGTCAAGCGGCGACGTGACGGTGCTTTTCGACCTTGAGACCCCCCGTGTGACTTGCGGCCCAAGACTTCCGAGCGGGACGCTTCCGGCACTCGAGGGCGAGGCCACGGATGACGTTGGGGTCGCTTCCGTCGAAGCGCTCCTCGACGGGGAGGCGCTCACGCCGCTGTCGTCCGGTGCGACACGGTATCTTCCTTCCTCGCCTCTCTCGCCAGGCGTCCACACCTTCGAATTCACGGCGCGCGACGTCGCCGGGAAGAAGTCGGTCGCCGTGTGCGCTTTCACCGTATCGACGGAGCAGGTCCCCGGCACGGTTCAAGCGATGGCACCTGTCGAAGCGGACCTCACCACGTCCACTGCCACCCAGATAGCGGTCGATGACGCGCTCATCCCAGTGCATGGCCTCTACATCCTCGCTGCCGAGGATTCTCGCGCCATCGTGACGCTTTCGGCCGGCAACGTGAAGCCGGTGGATATCGAGCGCCCTGGGGGCGTCGTCATGACATACTTTGAGGCGAAGGCCACGCGCGCCGATGGAGGGGGACGCGTGGCGCTTTCCTCCGCACGCTTCACCCTCGATGTGCCGATCGCCTGGGCCGCGTCGAACGGGTTGGACGCCCATGCGATCGTGATCCTTCGCCACGAAGCCACGGGCTGGACTCCACTTCCTACGCGCATCAAGTCCATCGGCGTCGCCTCGATGACGCTCGAAGCCGATTCCCCGGGATTCTCATTGTTCGCGATCGTCGGGGACGCGGAGGCGCCGCGCGCCCACGTCCTTTCGCCCACGTCGGACGCGACGTCATCGCAGCGCACCGTCCTCTATACGGCCGTCGTGAGCGACGACGTCGGTCTGGTCATAGGATCGGTCCGGTTGTCGATCGACGGAGTCGCCGTTGAAGGTCTTCACATATCCGGGGACGAGAAAGTCATGCACACGTTCTTCGGGCTTTTGGTCGGAGCCCATGAGATAAGGCTGGAGGTGTCGGACAACTCGGGGAGGCAGACGGAGGTGTCGACGCTTTTCACGGTGGCAGCGTCCGCCGACGACGCGCCGCCGCGCCTCGTGACCCTTCACCCGGCGGACGGCGCGCGGCTGGCGAGCCAGAACGTGGAGATGAAGGCGGCATTCGAAGACGAATCGCCCCTCAATGGAGACGCCGCGACAATGACGATCGACGGCGAGACCGTCGAGGCGCCCGTAATCGTCCGTGGCAACGAGGTCCTATGGGCCGGTCTCATCGCAGAAGGCGTCCACGCTCTGATGCTCACGGTGGCAGATTCGCAGGGCAACGCGCAGGTCGTGACTTGGTCCATCGAAGTGGACCGGGAAGCGCATGTCGCCGGAACGAGTTTCCCGTTGTCGGGGCTTCGATCGGGCTCCATTCTCACGCAGCCGAAGACCGTCGAGATCCGGCCCCATGGGGAAGGAGGCGCGACCGTCACTTTCACGCTCGACGGGGAAAGCGTCCACATAGCGGAGGGCCCCCCGTACTCCTACACGATCGACCCGGCCTACTTCGGTCCAGGTGCCCACAGAGTGGACGTCGCAGTCGTCTATTCCGACGGGGCCCTTGAAACGGGAAGCGCTTCCTTCACAGTCGAGAAGACGAGGACGCCGGGTGCGGAGCTGCTCGCGTCACTGTTTGCGTCGTTGGTCGCGTGCGCCGCCATGCGACGCTCGCGAAAACGGTAG
- a CDS encoding iron-sulfur cluster assembly scaffold protein, translating into MYGEEILDHYNNPRNFGKLDPATFKQREANPLCGDVIEVYVRLDANGKVEAATFNGQGCAIMTASGSMLTDLVKGKTLTELRSMPSGEILKRMGVQLTEVREKCALLSWQAVTAGAARQR; encoded by the coding sequence ATGTATGGCGAGGAGATACTCGACCACTACAACAATCCCCGGAATTTCGGGAAACTCGACCCGGCCACGTTTAAGCAACGCGAGGCGAACCCGCTTTGCGGCGACGTCATCGAGGTCTACGTAAGGCTCGACGCCAACGGAAAGGTCGAGGCGGCCACGTTCAACGGCCAGGGGTGCGCGATAATGACGGCAAGCGGCTCGATGCTCACCGACCTCGTGAAGGGCAAGACATTGACGGAGCTTCGCTCCATGCCGAGCGGCGAGATCCTGAAACGGATGGGCGTGCAATTGACAGAGGTCCGGGAGAAGTGCGCGCTCCTTTCTTGGCAGGCCGTCACGGCGGGCGCGGCAAGACAGCGGTGA
- a CDS encoding cysteine desulfurase, giving the protein MDVKKIREDFPTLKRTVNGRRLVYLDSAATAQRPRQVMEAMDDYYNNHNANVHRGIYGISEEATKLYEGAREKARAFINARKTKEIVFTKGTTNAINLVSYSLGKTLKPGDQVISTVMEHHSNLVPWYFLQKAGVKVDHIDVTPDGTLDLASLERLISNKTKLVTFTGCSNVLGTITPAREIVKMAHDHGALAMVDGAQSVPHLPVDVQKIGCDLLAFSGHKMLGPTGIGVLYGREEVLERMEPFEGGGDMIREVQLNEATYNDLPYRFEAGTPNIAGAIGLGAAVDYLAHLGMENVRRHEKELVSYALKHLGELPGMKIYGPTNPEIKGGVVAFNFGRIHGHDLATIMDKQGICLRSGHHCAQPLLAKYDTFSTSRASFYVYNDESDVDALVAGFEKAKQIMRA; this is encoded by the coding sequence TTGGACGTAAAGAAGATCCGAGAAGATTTCCCGACGCTCAAACGCACTGTGAACGGCAGGCGCCTCGTCTACCTTGACAGCGCGGCCACCGCGCAACGCCCGCGGCAGGTCATGGAGGCGATGGACGACTATTACAACAACCACAACGCGAACGTCCACCGCGGCATATACGGGATCTCCGAGGAGGCGACCAAGCTCTACGAGGGCGCTCGGGAGAAGGCACGCGCCTTCATCAACGCGCGTAAGACGAAGGAGATCGTCTTCACCAAGGGCACCACGAACGCGATAAACCTCGTGAGTTACTCGCTCGGAAAGACGCTGAAGCCCGGCGACCAGGTCATCTCCACCGTGATGGAGCATCACTCGAACCTCGTGCCCTGGTACTTCCTTCAGAAAGCCGGCGTCAAGGTCGACCACATCGACGTGACACCCGATGGGACGTTGGATCTTGCGAGCCTCGAACGCCTCATTTCGAACAAGACGAAGTTGGTCACCTTCACAGGTTGTAGCAATGTGCTCGGCACGATAACGCCGGCGCGCGAGATCGTGAAGATGGCGCACGACCATGGGGCGCTCGCGATGGTCGACGGGGCGCAATCGGTGCCGCACCTTCCTGTGGACGTTCAAAAGATCGGTTGCGATCTTCTGGCTTTCTCGGGGCACAAGATGCTTGGGCCCACGGGGATCGGCGTCCTCTACGGGCGCGAGGAGGTGTTGGAGAGGATGGAGCCTTTCGAGGGCGGCGGCGACATGATACGCGAAGTGCAGTTGAACGAGGCGACGTACAACGACCTCCCCTACCGCTTCGAGGCGGGGACCCCCAACATCGCCGGCGCGATCGGCCTCGGCGCGGCGGTCGATTACCTCGCGCACCTTGGGATGGAAAACGTCCGGCGCCATGAGAAGGAGCTCGTGTCGTATGCTTTGAAGCACCTCGGGGAACTCCCGGGAATGAAGATCTACGGCCCGACGAACCCCGAGATCAAGGGGGGTGTCGTGGCCTTCAACTTCGGCCGCATCCACGGCCACGACCTCGCGACCATCATGGACAAGCAGGGGATATGCCTCCGGTCGGGCCACCACTGCGCCCAACCGCTTCTTGCGAAGTACGACACGTTCTCCACGTCGAGGGCGAGCTTCTACGTGTACAACGACGAATCCGACGTCGACGCGCTGGTCGCCGGGTTCGAGAAGGCGAAGCAGATAATGAGGGCCTGA
- the sufT gene encoding putative Fe-S cluster assembly protein SufT gives MARFENVTVKRDIEVVQIPWGAKMELKAGTRVTITQSLGGSFTILTDMGHMVRVDGKDADALGKTIEGPKRAEVPAGADVSKEAVEKKVWDVLRATFDPEIPVNIVDLGLVYFCKVTPLDGANKVEVRFTLTAPGCGMGDILKNDIENKVNAIPGVAKADINVVFDPPWDRTMISEAARLQLGLY, from the coding sequence ATGGCGAGATTCGAGAACGTGACCGTGAAGCGCGACATCGAGGTCGTCCAGATCCCCTGGGGCGCGAAGATGGAGCTCAAGGCCGGCACGCGCGTCACGATCACGCAGTCGCTCGGGGGCTCGTTCACGATACTCACGGACATGGGCCACATGGTACGAGTCGACGGCAAGGACGCGGATGCGCTTGGAAAGACCATTGAGGGGCCGAAGCGTGCCGAGGTGCCTGCGGGCGCCGACGTATCGAAAGAGGCCGTCGAGAAGAAGGTGTGGGACGTCTTGAGAGCGACTTTCGACCCGGAGATCCCGGTGAACATCGTCGACCTGGGCCTAGTGTACTTTTGCAAGGTGACGCCCCTCGACGGGGCGAACAAGGTCGAGGTGAGATTCACCCTTACCGCCCCGGGCTGCGGGATGGGGGACATCCTGAAAAACGACATCGAGAACAAGGTCAACGCGATCCCCGGAGTCGCCAAAGCCGACATCAACGTCGTCTTCGATCCGCCGTGGGACCGGACCATGATATCCGAGGCCGCAAGGCTCCAACTCGGCCTCTACTGA
- a CDS encoding SUF system NifU family Fe-S cluster assembly protein, with protein MSDLSELYEQVILDHNNNPRNFRKVEDATNHADGFNPLCGDKVSVYLDIRGDVVKDVGFVGEGCAISKASASLMTQAVKGKRVEEVERLFKGFHALVTGQDAKGDELGKLLVFSRVSDYPVRVKCASLSWHTLKAALEGKQAKVSTE; from the coding sequence ATGAGCGACCTTTCCGAGCTTTACGAACAGGTCATCCTCGACCACAACAACAATCCACGTAACTTCAGGAAAGTCGAGGATGCGACCAACCACGCCGATGGGTTCAATCCGCTCTGCGGCGACAAGGTGAGCGTCTACCTCGATATCCGGGGCGACGTCGTGAAAGATGTCGGGTTCGTGGGCGAGGGCTGTGCCATCTCCAAGGCTTCGGCATCGCTCATGACGCAGGCGGTCAAAGGCAAGAGGGTCGAGGAGGTCGAGCGGCTCTTCAAGGGCTTCCACGCCCTCGTCACCGGCCAAGACGCCAAGGGTGACGAGCTTGGGAAACTCCTTGTCTTCTCGCGCGTCTCGGACTATCCGGTGCGCGTCAAGTGCGCGAGCCTCTCGTGGCACACGTTGAAGGCCGCCCTCGAGGGAAAACAGGCGAAGGTGTCGACCGAATGA
- the sufD gene encoding Fe-S cluster assembly protein SufD → MPQSTSEAKSVFMDHFEKRSARGRRDEPASLSKMREAAIKGFGRSGFPNARQEAWKYTDPAPIALTRFKDGDELDTEGLVCAERLSPFSPDGDAVIRLTFVDGRYSKKLSSTAALPPSVLVEPLGEALARGDGEAERHLGSLASPEANPFTAINTGLFAGGSYVWVGAKTVVPAPIHLLFLAISPGEPVAIHPRNLIVLGHGSQAAVIETYASLGNATYLTNAVTEVVVGEDSVLRHYRLQEESETAFHVSRTEVVQQRGSSYHSNNVNVGGRLVRNEINTRFSGEGAECVLDGLFMGRGRQHVDNHTFIDHVVPNCTSRELYKGVLDGEARGVFYGSIAVRKDAQKTNAVQTNKNLLLSKDAMVDSTPQLEILADDVKCRHGSTIGQLDENAMFYMRSRGIGEKQARAILTYAFASDIVARIGIPELREKVDEILMGRFGQNEHTTGVA, encoded by the coding sequence GTGCCGCAATCGACGAGCGAAGCCAAAAGCGTCTTCATGGACCATTTCGAAAAGCGGTCGGCACGCGGGCGCCGCGACGAACCGGCGTCGCTATCGAAGATGCGGGAAGCCGCGATCAAGGGCTTCGGGAGATCCGGCTTCCCGAACGCGAGGCAGGAGGCCTGGAAGTACACCGACCCTGCCCCGATAGCGCTCACACGGTTCAAGGACGGCGACGAGCTCGATACAGAGGGTCTCGTCTGTGCCGAACGGCTCTCGCCTTTCAGTCCGGACGGCGACGCAGTGATACGCCTCACCTTCGTGGATGGGCGATACTCGAAGAAACTGTCGAGCACCGCGGCGTTGCCGCCGAGCGTCCTGGTCGAACCCCTGGGGGAAGCCCTCGCAAGGGGCGACGGGGAAGCGGAAAGACACCTGGGCTCTCTCGCATCGCCCGAGGCGAACCCCTTCACGGCCATCAACACCGGCCTCTTCGCGGGCGGCTCCTACGTGTGGGTCGGGGCGAAGACCGTGGTCCCGGCGCCCATACACCTCCTTTTCCTCGCTATCTCGCCGGGCGAACCCGTAGCGATCCACCCCCGGAACCTCATCGTGCTCGGTCACGGGAGCCAAGCTGCCGTGATCGAGACCTACGCATCCCTTGGGAATGCGACGTACCTCACGAACGCGGTGACCGAGGTCGTGGTCGGCGAGGATTCCGTCCTTCGCCATTATCGTCTCCAAGAGGAAAGCGAGACCGCGTTCCACGTCTCGCGCACGGAGGTCGTACAACAGCGTGGGAGTTCCTACCATTCGAACAACGTGAACGTCGGAGGCCGGCTCGTGAGAAACGAGATCAACACGCGCTTTTCCGGCGAGGGCGCGGAATGCGTCCTCGACGGGCTCTTCATGGGAAGGGGCCGCCAGCACGTGGACAACCACACGTTCATCGACCACGTCGTGCCGAACTGCACGAGCCGCGAACTCTACAAGGGTGTCCTCGACGGTGAGGCGCGCGGCGTCTTCTACGGCAGCATCGCAGTCCGAAAAGACGCGCAGAAGACCAACGCCGTGCAGACGAACAAGAACCTGCTCCTCTCGAAAGACGCGATGGTCGACTCGACGCCGCAACTTGAGATCCTCGCCGACGATGTGAAATGCCGGCACGGCTCGACCATCGGACAACTCGACGAGAACGCGATGTTCTACATGCGCTCGCGCGGGATCGGGGAGAAGCAGGCCCGCGCGATACTAACTTACGCCTTCGCAAGCGACATCGTCGCTCGGATAGGTATCCCGGAGCTACGCGAGAAAGTGGACGAGATACTCATGGGCCGCTTCGGCCAGAACGAGCACACGACGGGGGTCGCGTGA
- the sufC gene encoding Fe-S cluster assembly ATPase SufC has protein sequence MLEIRGLKAKVGENPILRGIDLKVNPGEVHAIMGPNGSGKSTLAHVLAGRPGYDVTAGEALYEGKNLLDLPPEKRAREGVFLAFQYPVEIPGVANSYFLKAALNSIRKHHGIEELDAMEFLELIKAKAKYVGLDEELLSRPVNDGFSGGEKKRNEILQMAVLDPKLAILDETDSGLDIDALRTVADGVNRLRNPHRAMIVVTHYQRLLNYIVPDRVHVLYEGRIVRSGGKELAHTLEEKGYSWIEQEAALGASR, from the coding sequence ATGTTGGAGATCAGAGGGTTAAAAGCGAAGGTGGGCGAGAACCCCATCCTTAGAGGGATCGACCTCAAGGTGAACCCTGGCGAAGTGCATGCGATCATGGGGCCGAACGGCTCCGGCAAGAGCACGCTGGCCCACGTCCTTGCAGGCCGGCCCGGATATGACGTGACGGCCGGCGAGGCCCTTTACGAAGGGAAGAACCTCCTTGACCTCCCGCCGGAGAAAAGGGCGCGCGAGGGCGTTTTCCTCGCCTTCCAGTACCCGGTAGAGATCCCCGGTGTGGCCAACTCCTATTTCCTCAAAGCCGCGTTGAACTCCATCAGGAAGCATCACGGGATAGAGGAGCTCGACGCCATGGAGTTCCTCGAACTCATCAAAGCCAAGGCCAAGTACGTGGGGCTCGACGAGGAGCTGCTCTCGAGGCCCGTGAACGACGGGTTCTCGGGCGGAGAGAAAAAAAGGAACGAGATCCTGCAGATGGCGGTCCTTGACCCGAAACTCGCGATCCTCGACGAGACGGACTCGGGGCTCGACATCGACGCGCTGCGGACCGTCGCCGACGGCGTGAACCGCCTGCGCAACCCCCACCGCGCGATGATCGTGGTCACGCACTACCAGCGCCTCCTCAACTACATCGTGCCCGACCGCGTCCACGTTCTCTACGAGGGGCGCATCGTGAGGTCGGGCGGCAAGGAACTCGCCCACACCCTGGAGGAGAAGGGCTACTCCTGGATCGAACAAGAGGCCGCGCTCGGCGCGAGCCGGTGA